From the genome of Hymenobacter sp. PAMC 26628, one region includes:
- a CDS encoding putative LPS assembly protein LptD, whose protein sequence is MPAISHVLRCCAALWRRSGTAGGALRGLALAWLLLSAGTALAQRACTANPDSIPGQRPGSAPMPPVRVISPDPTLPQGPPPPGTTNPGQHSTPGTSRKPVAGIPDSVLVKQAQQDSIKLAAKPKGPIETTVHYVAKDSIQFDVTRKEAKLYNKADVNYGAMDLKAALITIDYAAHVMTAEGRRDSVKHKVVDKPVFKDGAGQYAAGKIAYNFQSKRGKITETVTQQGEGYVSAQSIKKAANNDLFGVRGRYTTCNLEHPHFYIQATKMKVIPGDKVVTGPFNLVIGGVPTPLGFLFGFFPMPNKSRGSGVIIPTFGQAQDRGYYLSNGGYYFAPNDNIGVRLTGDIYAGNAQTFGGYGVTADVSYLKRYQYQGNFNFRYTNRPGIQILSSASLNTSLDYVKPPSAQTFWISWSHTPVARPGGGRFSASVQAGSSSYNRTNSLSSRAFLSPTFSSSVSYTKQLRYLPINYSLKLSQSQNTQTGVMAFTLPDVSVGVARQYPYQWFKLKARPFYDQISISYNLVAQNQITNTVAARTLDGSVPLLGGSTAGSTLPISFKNIGSLLRNAQNGMQHQFGISLGSYTYKFLHISPGFNYGETWYARSLDYKYVDRAQAVRVDTIPGFSRAYSYSASVSLNTTFYGTLVRKGTHKIQALRHKVTPSLNYSYSPDLTRGSAFQKTYFAQLNANGTDVVRDAAGNQIAGLRDATGVFLDPRNYSRYQGFLYGAPSSGAVSQIGFSLQNAVEMKVRDDKDTTGTNPVKKVSLIDGLDFNGSYNFLAPAFNLSPLSVSFRTQVARKLSLISNASFEAYQRDSSGAMLNRFLFQQPGSRKLLRLSSASFTTSYAFNPVSGKKKSVVPRQVAPANDPTLGGVGPPAMYADYVDFDIPWELALSYTAGYTTNAIPLQQRVLNARLLAANPLLALSTLSATGSVKLTENLKLTYTTGYDFHSSQASLTTISFFRDLHCWQVAGQWTPFGTYRGYNFTISAKSSLLQDLKYNRNRNVQYQ, encoded by the coding sequence TTGCCCGCTATATCCCACGTTCTCCGTTGCTGCGCTGCGCTTTGGCGGCGGTCGGGCACTGCCGGCGGGGCCCTGCGCGGGCTGGCACTGGCCTGGCTGCTGCTGAGCGCCGGCACGGCCCTGGCCCAGCGCGCCTGCACGGCCAACCCCGACTCCATCCCCGGGCAGCGGCCGGGCAGCGCGCCCATGCCCCCGGTGCGCGTCATTTCGCCCGACCCCACCCTGCCCCAGGGGCCCCCGCCGCCCGGCACTACCAACCCCGGCCAGCACAGCACCCCCGGCACGTCGCGCAAGCCCGTGGCCGGCATCCCCGACAGCGTGCTGGTGAAGCAGGCCCAGCAGGATTCCATCAAGCTGGCCGCCAAGCCCAAGGGGCCCATCGAAACCACGGTGCACTACGTGGCCAAGGATTCGATTCAATTCGACGTGACCCGCAAGGAGGCCAAGCTCTACAACAAGGCCGACGTGAACTACGGCGCCATGGACCTAAAGGCGGCCCTGATTACCATTGACTACGCCGCCCACGTGATGACGGCCGAGGGCCGGCGCGACTCGGTGAAGCACAAAGTGGTGGACAAGCCCGTGTTCAAGGACGGGGCGGGGCAGTACGCGGCGGGCAAAATTGCTTACAACTTCCAGAGCAAGCGCGGCAAGATTACCGAAACCGTAACCCAGCAGGGCGAGGGCTACGTGAGCGCCCAGAGCATTAAAAAGGCCGCCAACAACGACCTGTTTGGGGTACGCGGCCGCTATACCACCTGCAACCTGGAACACCCGCACTTCTACATTCAGGCCACCAAGATGAAGGTGATTCCGGGCGACAAGGTGGTGACGGGGCCCTTCAACCTGGTGATTGGCGGCGTGCCCACGCCGCTGGGCTTTCTGTTCGGCTTCTTCCCCATGCCCAACAAAAGCCGGGGCTCGGGCGTCATCATCCCCACCTTCGGGCAGGCCCAGGACCGGGGCTACTACCTCAGCAACGGCGGCTACTACTTTGCGCCCAACGACAACATCGGCGTGCGCCTCACCGGCGACATCTACGCCGGCAACGCCCAGACCTTCGGGGGCTACGGCGTCACGGCCGACGTGAGCTACCTCAAGCGCTATCAGTACCAGGGCAACTTCAACTTCCGCTACACCAACCGCCCGGGCATCCAAATCCTGTCCTCGGCCTCACTCAACACCAGCCTCGACTACGTGAAGCCGCCCTCGGCCCAAACGTTCTGGATCAGCTGGAGCCACACGCCGGTGGCGCGGCCCGGCGGGGGGCGCTTCTCGGCCAGCGTGCAGGCCGGCAGCAGCAGCTACAACCGCACCAACAGCTTATCATCGCGCGCATTTCTTTCACCCACGTTCAGCTCCAGCGTGTCGTACACGAAGCAGCTGCGCTACCTGCCCATCAACTACAGCCTGAAGCTGAGCCAGAGCCAGAACACCCAAACCGGCGTCATGGCCTTCACCCTGCCCGACGTGAGCGTGGGCGTGGCCCGGCAGTACCCCTACCAGTGGTTCAAGCTGAAGGCGCGGCCGTTCTACGACCAGATCAGCATCAGCTACAACCTGGTGGCCCAGAACCAGATTACCAACACCGTGGCCGCCCGTACCCTCGACGGCAGCGTGCCGCTGCTGGGCGGCTCCACGGCCGGCAGCACCCTGCCGATTAGCTTTAAAAACATTGGCTCGCTGCTGCGCAACGCCCAAAACGGCATGCAGCACCAATTCGGCATCTCGCTGGGTTCCTACACCTACAAGTTCCTGCACATCAGCCCGGGCTTCAACTACGGCGAAACCTGGTACGCCCGAAGCTTGGACTACAAGTATGTAGACCGGGCCCAAGCCGTGCGCGTCGACACTATACCGGGCTTCAGCCGGGCCTACTCGTATTCGGCCAGCGTCAGCCTGAACACCACGTTCTACGGCACGTTGGTGCGCAAGGGCACCCACAAAATCCAGGCCCTGCGCCACAAAGTCACGCCCAGCCTCAACTACAGCTACTCGCCCGACCTAACCCGGGGCTCGGCATTTCAAAAAACGTACTTCGCCCAGCTCAACGCCAACGGCACCGACGTTGTTCGGGACGCTGCCGGCAACCAAATTGCTGGCCTGCGCGACGCTACCGGGGTGTTTCTCGACCCGCGCAACTACTCACGCTACCAGGGCTTCCTGTACGGGGCCCCCAGCTCGGGCGCGGTGAGCCAGATTGGCTTTTCGCTGCAAAACGCGGTGGAAATGAAGGTGCGCGACGACAAGGACACCACGGGCACTAACCCGGTGAAAAAAGTGAGCCTAATTGACGGGCTGGACTTCAACGGCTCCTACAATTTCCTGGCCCCGGCCTTCAACCTGTCGCCCCTTTCGGTGTCGTTCCGCACGCAGGTGGCCCGCAAGCTCAGCCTCATTTCCAACGCCAGCTTCGAGGCCTACCAGCGCGATAGCTCCGGGGCCATGCTCAACCGCTTCCTGTTTCAGCAGCCCGGCAGCCGCAAGCTGCTGCGCCTCTCGTCGGCCAGCTTCACCACCAGCTACGCCTTCAACCCCGTGTCGGGCAAGAAGAAAAGCGTGGTGCCGCGCCAGGTGGCCCCGGCCAACGACCCCACCCTGGGTGGCGTGGGGCCCCCAGCCATGTACGCCGACTACGTAGACTTCGACATTCCGTGGGAGTTAGCCCTGAGCTACACCGCCGGCTACACCACCAACGCCATTCCCCTCCAGCAGCGCGTCCTCAACGCCCGCCTGCTGGCCGCCAACCCGCTGCTGGCCCTGTCCACGCTCAGCGCCACGGGCAGCGTCAAGCTTACCGAAAACCTGAAGCTGACCTACACCACGGGCTACGACTTCCACAGCAGCCAGGCGTCGCTCACCACCATCAGCTTTTTCCGCGACCTGCACTGCTGGCAGGTGGCCGGGCAGTGGACGCCCTTCGGCACGTACCGGGGCTACAACTTCACGATTTCGGCCAAGAGCAGCCTGCTCCAAGACCTGAAATACAACCGCAACCGCAACGTGCAGTACCAGTAG
- the panB gene encoding 3-methyl-2-oxobutanoate hydroxymethyltransferase gives MSQHKEIKLVTTHQMLAMKQRGEKISMLTAYDYSMGQILDGAGIDVLLVGDSASNVMAGHETTLPITLDQMIYHAQSVVRGVKRAFVVVDLPFGSYQGNSSEALRSAIRIMKEGGGHGVKLEGGAEIKDSITRILTAGIPVMGHLGLTPQSIYKFGTYSVRAKEDDEAQKLLEDARLLQEIGCFALVLEKIPAALAKRVAEELTIPVIGIGAGPDVDGQVLVVHDLLGITKEFKPRFLRRYAELHDIMTEAVQHYVADVKSRDFPSKEEGY, from the coding sequence ATGTCGCAGCACAAAGAAATCAAGCTCGTCACCACCCACCAGATGCTGGCCATGAAGCAGCGCGGAGAGAAAATCTCCATGCTTACGGCCTACGACTACTCGATGGGCCAGATTCTGGACGGGGCCGGCATCGACGTGCTGCTCGTGGGCGACTCGGCCTCCAACGTGATGGCCGGCCACGAAACCACCCTGCCCATCACCCTCGACCAGATGATTTACCACGCCCAGAGCGTGGTGCGCGGCGTGAAGCGCGCCTTTGTGGTGGTCGATTTGCCGTTTGGCTCCTACCAGGGCAACAGCTCGGAGGCCCTGCGCTCGGCCATCCGCATCATGAAGGAGGGCGGCGGCCACGGTGTGAAGCTCGAAGGCGGCGCCGAAATCAAGGATTCCATCACCCGCATCCTCACCGCGGGCATCCCCGTGATGGGCCACCTCGGCCTCACGCCCCAGAGCATCTACAAGTTCGGCACCTACTCGGTGCGCGCCAAGGAAGACGACGAGGCCCAAAAGCTGCTCGAAGACGCCCGCCTGCTTCAGGAAATCGGCTGCTTCGCGCTGGTACTCGAAAAAATTCCGGCCGCCCTGGCCAAGCGCGTGGCCGAGGAGCTCACCATCCCCGTCATCGGCATCGGCGCGGGCCCCGACGTGGACGGCCAGGTGCTGGTAGTGCACGACCTGCTGGGCATCACCAAGGAATTCAAGCCCCGCTTTCTGCGCCGCTACGCCGAGCTGCACGACATCATGACCGAAGCCGTGCAGCACTACGTGGCCGATGTGAAAAGCCGCGACTTCCCCAGCAAAGAGGAAGGCTACTAG
- the creD gene encoding cell envelope integrity protein CreD, whose protein sequence is MTSPTAYDRLNAWMSNSVTLKLISIGILLLLLLIPSSMVQGLITERAENRDAATAEISGQWGGPQLVLGPVLVLPYTARSTDDKGRVSETTQYLSLLPDTLATTGTLVPERRHRGIYEAVVYRAGLHVQGAFQAPPLADVGVAAGAVRWAEAFVTLGISDMKGIRNGLVLRWDGQARSFEPGVPSASVLPVGTAPSTTTQVTAVVNERGRLSRAPTADDGATGGPTANGLNTLVPVPDAAALVRRHTFAFDLDLNGSNGLLVAPLGRQTTLHLSAPWADPSFIGAFLPARHTVGPRQFTADWQVLHLNRSYPQHWRTDGERPNVDASTFGVRLLVPVNEYLKTMRAAKYALLPLTLTFLVFFFVEVLNRRRIHPFQYILVGLALVIFYVLLLALSEQMPFDAAYGLSAAVIVGLVAAYAAASFRQRRPAAATAGVLALVYGFLFVVLQLQDYALLVGSLGLVVVLGAVMFLSRNVDWYQPAAPPAAT, encoded by the coding sequence ATGACCTCGCCCACCGCCTACGACCGCCTCAATGCCTGGATGAGTAACTCGGTCACGCTGAAGCTAATCAGCATCGGCATCTTGCTGCTGTTGCTGCTCATCCCGTCGAGCATGGTGCAGGGCCTGATCACGGAGCGGGCCGAGAACCGCGACGCGGCCACCGCCGAAATCAGCGGCCAGTGGGGCGGGCCGCAACTGGTGCTGGGGCCCGTGCTCGTGCTGCCTTACACCGCGCGCAGCACCGACGACAAGGGCCGCGTGAGCGAAACCACGCAGTACCTGAGCCTGCTGCCCGACACGCTGGCCACCACCGGCACGCTGGTGCCCGAGCGGCGGCACCGCGGCATCTACGAGGCCGTGGTGTACCGGGCGGGGCTACACGTACAAGGTGCCTTCCAGGCCCCGCCGCTGGCCGACGTGGGCGTAGCCGCCGGGGCGGTGCGCTGGGCCGAAGCATTCGTAACCCTGGGCATTTCCGACATGAAGGGCATCCGCAACGGCTTGGTGCTGCGCTGGGACGGCCAGGCCCGCAGCTTCGAGCCGGGCGTGCCCAGCGCCAGCGTGCTGCCGGTGGGCACGGCCCCCAGCACCACCACCCAGGTTACAGCGGTGGTGAACGAGCGCGGCCGCCTGTCCAGGGCCCCCACCGCAGACGATGGCGCAACAGGCGGCCCAACCGCCAACGGCCTCAACACGCTGGTGCCCGTGCCCGACGCCGCGGCGCTGGTCCGCCGCCACACCTTTGCCTTCGACCTCGACCTGAACGGCAGCAATGGCCTGCTGGTGGCGCCGCTGGGCCGCCAAACCACGCTGCACCTGAGCGCGCCCTGGGCCGACCCGAGCTTTATCGGCGCCTTTCTGCCGGCCCGCCACACCGTGGGGCCCCGGCAGTTCACGGCCGATTGGCAGGTGCTGCACCTCAACCGCAGCTACCCCCAGCACTGGCGCACCGACGGCGAGCGGCCCAACGTCGACGCGTCGACTTTTGGCGTGCGCTTGCTGGTGCCCGTCAACGAGTACCTGAAAACCATGCGCGCCGCCAAGTACGCGCTGCTGCCGCTCACGCTCACGTTCCTGGTGTTCTTCTTCGTGGAAGTGCTGAACCGCCGCCGTATTCACCCGTTCCAATACATTCTGGTGGGGCTGGCGCTGGTCATTTTTTACGTATTGCTGCTGGCCCTGTCCGAACAAATGCCCTTTGATGCGGCGTACGGCCTGTCCGCGGCGGTAATCGTGGGCCTGGTGGCGGCCTACGCGGCGGCGAGTTTCCGGCAGCGCCGCCCCGCGGCCGCCACCGCCGGCGTACTGGCGCTGGTGTACGGGTTTCTGTTCGTGGTGCTGCAATTGCAGGATTACGCGCTGCTGGTGGGCAGCCTGGGTTTGGTGGTGGTGCTGGGCGCGGTCATGTTCCTTTCGCGCAACGTGGACTGGTACCAGCCGGCGGCTCCGCCGGCCGCCACCTAA
- a CDS encoding RluA family pseudouridine synthase: MNRPNIWSEGREILFEDNHLLVINKPAGLLVQGDATGDEPLSKKAAEYLKFKYKKPGEAFVGVCHRIDRPVSGVVVLAKTSKALSRLNEMFRDSLMTKTYWALTGKPPVPESGTLVHWLVKDTIRNVTKAYPEKHTQGLRSELRYELLGPAANRFLLKINPITGRPHQIRTQLATGLGTPIIGDVKYGFIAPLPDVSIALHARQLQLQHPVTKEAMTFVAPLPDAPHWDAARELFC, translated from the coding sequence GTGAACCGTCCCAATATCTGGTCCGAAGGCAGAGAAATTCTGTTCGAAGACAACCATCTCCTCGTCATCAACAAGCCCGCGGGCCTGCTCGTGCAGGGCGACGCCACCGGCGACGAGCCCCTGTCCAAGAAAGCCGCTGAGTACCTGAAATTCAAGTACAAGAAACCCGGCGAGGCCTTTGTGGGCGTGTGCCACCGCATCGACCGACCGGTGAGCGGCGTGGTGGTGCTGGCCAAAACCAGCAAGGCCCTGAGCCGCCTGAACGAGATGTTCCGCGACTCGCTGATGACCAAAACCTACTGGGCCCTCACCGGCAAGCCGCCCGTGCCCGAAAGCGGCACCCTGGTGCACTGGCTGGTGAAGGACACGATTCGCAACGTAACCAAAGCCTACCCCGAAAAGCACACCCAGGGCCTGCGCTCCGAGCTGCGCTATGAGCTGCTGGGCCCCGCGGCCAACCGCTTCCTGCTGAAAATCAACCCCATCACGGGCCGCCCCCACCAGATTCGGACGCAGCTGGCCACCGGCCTGGGCACGCCCATCATCGGCGACGTGAAGTACGGCTTCATCGCCCCGCTGCCCGACGTGAGCATTGCCCTGCACGCCCGCCAGCTCCAGCTTCAGCACCCCGTCACGAAAGAGGCCATGACCTTCGTGGCGCCCCTACCCGACGCTCCCCACTGGGACGCAGCCCGTGAGCTTTTCTGCTAA
- a CDS encoding acyl-CoA desaturase, translating to MAILVFFVAHYYLSLFTQTFYLHRYAAHKMFTMNKFWERFFFLFTYVCQGSSFLSPRAYALLHRMHHAYSDTALDPHSPHFSNNAFDMMWKTKNIYNDVVNHKHEEAKRFEGDIPEWKSLEAFGGTVYSRLGWGTAYVLFYINFATAWWQYLLLPIHFLMGPIHGAIVNWGGHKYGYQNFDNHDKSKNTLALDFLAFGELFQNNHHKLPMRVNFGVKWWELDPTYSVIWTLDKARIIKIKRKNVQPKQRVKKVAVSA from the coding sequence ATGGCTATCCTTGTTTTCTTCGTTGCCCATTACTACTTGTCGCTGTTTACGCAGACGTTCTACCTGCACCGCTACGCGGCGCACAAGATGTTTACGATGAATAAGTTCTGGGAGCGGTTCTTCTTCCTGTTCACTTACGTCTGCCAAGGTAGCAGCTTCCTCTCGCCGCGGGCCTACGCCCTGCTGCACCGCATGCACCACGCCTACTCCGACACGGCGCTGGACCCGCACTCGCCGCACTTTTCGAACAACGCGTTCGACATGATGTGGAAGACGAAAAACATCTACAACGACGTGGTGAACCATAAGCACGAGGAGGCCAAACGCTTCGAGGGCGACATTCCGGAGTGGAAGTCGCTGGAGGCGTTCGGCGGTACGGTGTATTCACGTCTGGGCTGGGGCACGGCGTACGTGCTGTTCTACATCAACTTCGCCACGGCCTGGTGGCAGTACCTGCTGCTCCCAATTCACTTCCTGATGGGCCCCATCCACGGCGCCATCGTGAACTGGGGCGGCCACAAGTACGGCTACCAAAACTTCGACAACCACGACAAGAGCAAGAACACGCTGGCCCTGGACTTCCTGGCCTTCGGCGAGCTGTTCCAAAATAACCACCACAAGCTGCCGATGCGCGTGAATTTCGGCGTGAAGTGGTGGGAGCTGGACCCCACCTACTCGGTCATCTGGACCCTAGACAAGGCCCGCATCATCAAAATCAAGCGCAAAAATGTGCAGCCCAAGCAGCGCGTTAAAAAAGTAGCCGTATCGGCTTAA
- a CDS encoding 30S ribosomal protein S16: protein MAVKIRLARRGRKKAATYDIVVADARSPRDGRFIEKLGTYNPNTNPATINYDADRAFYWMMTGAQPTDTVRAMLSYRGVLYRRHLQLGVDKGALTQDVADQRFADWKTDKDARIEGKRTGLVDAKSDARTAALAAETKVKEARSEAQRQKQAAALAAAAPAPAPAAETETTETAEVSAEDAA from the coding sequence ATGGCAGTCAAAATCCGCCTCGCCCGCCGTGGCCGTAAAAAAGCCGCGACTTACGACATCGTAGTAGCTGACGCCCGCTCGCCCCGCGACGGCCGTTTCATCGAGAAACTCGGTACCTACAACCCCAACACCAACCCCGCCACCATCAACTACGACGCTGATCGTGCGTTCTACTGGATGATGACCGGCGCCCAGCCCACCGACACGGTGCGCGCCATGCTCTCGTACCGCGGCGTGCTCTACCGCCGTCACCTCCAGTTGGGTGTCGACAAAGGCGCCCTCACCCAGGACGTGGCCGACCAGCGCTTCGCTGATTGGAAAACCGATAAGGATGCCCGCATCGAAGGCAAGCGCACCGGTTTGGTGGACGCTAAATCGGATGCCCGCACCGCTGCCCTGGCCGCCGAAACCAAGGTGAAAGAGGCCCGCAGCGAAGCCCAGCGCCAGAAGCAAGCCGCCGCCCTGGCCGCTGCTGCTCCGGCCCCGGCTCCCGCTGCCGAAACCGAGACGACCGAAACCGCCGAAGTATCGGCCGAGGACGCCGCTTAG
- the rimM gene encoding ribosome maturation factor RimM (Essential for efficient processing of 16S rRNA) produces MLPDETYQLGKITKPHGLRGFVAADFDVDDTTAYQKLKTVYLALPGAPTKLVAHAVEKVQPQSGTRVLLKLQGIERIEEAEPLRNATLHLPLEALPALDDDQFYYHDVIGFTVIDEALGELGLVENFYELPQQDMLAMRYQGHEVLVPVVDEIVLRADMAARQVFVRLPDGLLDIYLAPTTRQQDEADEPA; encoded by the coding sequence ATGCTCCCCGACGAAACCTACCAGCTCGGCAAAATCACGAAGCCCCACGGCCTGCGCGGCTTCGTGGCCGCCGATTTTGACGTGGACGACACCACCGCGTACCAAAAACTGAAAACCGTGTACCTGGCCCTGCCCGGGGCCCCCACCAAGCTCGTGGCCCACGCCGTGGAGAAGGTGCAGCCCCAATCGGGCACCCGCGTGCTGCTCAAGCTCCAGGGCATCGAGCGCATCGAGGAGGCCGAGCCGCTGCGCAACGCTACGCTGCACTTGCCGCTGGAGGCCCTGCCCGCCCTCGACGACGACCAGTTTTACTACCACGACGTCATCGGCTTTACGGTGATTGACGAGGCGCTGGGCGAACTGGGCCTGGTCGAAAACTTCTACGAGCTGCCCCAGCAGGACATGCTGGCCATGCGCTACCAGGGCCACGAGGTGCTGGTGCCCGTGGTGGACGAAATCGTGCTGCGCGCCGACATGGCCGCCCGCCAGGTGTTTGTGCGCCTGCCTGATGGCTTGCTCGACATTTATCTCGCTCCCACGACCCGCCAGCAGGACGAGGCCGACGAACCCGCCTAG
- the trmD gene encoding tRNA (guanosine(37)-N1)-methyltransferase TrmD, translating into MRIDIITCQPELLASPFAHSIVKRAQDKGLAEIHVHDLRRHAINKHGQIDDYVFGGGAGMVLRVEPIAAWLDELLAQRPYDAVIYLTPDGETLRQPLANRLSLLTNVIMLCGHYKGIDERLRAAYITHEISVGDYVLSGGELGAAILVDAVVRLLPGVLGNEESALSDSFQDDLLAPPVYTRPAEWRGQAVPAILLSGNTPLIEEWRHAQALARTQARRPDLLDGTEEK; encoded by the coding sequence ATGCGTATCGACATCATCACCTGCCAGCCCGAGCTGCTGGCCAGCCCCTTCGCCCACTCCATCGTGAAGCGGGCCCAGGACAAAGGCCTGGCCGAAATCCACGTGCACGACCTGCGCCGGCACGCCATCAACAAGCACGGGCAGATTGACGACTACGTGTTTGGGGGCGGGGCCGGCATGGTGCTGCGCGTGGAGCCCATTGCGGCTTGGCTGGACGAGCTACTGGCTCAGCGGCCCTACGACGCCGTGATTTACCTCACGCCCGACGGCGAAACCCTGCGCCAGCCGCTGGCCAACCGCCTCTCGCTGCTCACCAACGTCATCATGCTCTGCGGCCACTACAAGGGCATCGACGAGCGCCTGCGGGCGGCCTACATCACCCACGAAATCAGCGTGGGCGACTACGTGCTGAGCGGCGGCGAGCTGGGGGCCGCCATTCTGGTCGATGCCGTGGTGCGGCTGCTGCCCGGCGTGCTGGGCAACGAAGAATCGGCCTTGTCCGATTCGTTTCAGGATGATTTGCTGGCCCCGCCCGTGTATACGCGGCCGGCGGAGTGGCGCGGCCAAGCGGTGCCCGCCATCCTACTGTCGGGCAACACGCCGCTCATCGAAGAGTGGCGCCACGCCCAAGCCCTGGCCCGCACCCAGGCCCGGCGGCCCGATTTATTGGATGGTACGGAGGAAAAATAG
- the rplS gene encoding 50S ribosomal protein L19 has protein sequence MSVLLDFINAEAQERRASFPLFAAGDTVNVHVKIREGNKERIQQFQGVVLQRRNPSSNGETFTVRKISNQIGTERIFPLLSPNIDKIEVIRRGKVRRARLFYLRGLSGKQARIKERRLNAIKPVAAA, from the coding sequence ATGAGCGTACTACTTGACTTTATTAATGCCGAAGCGCAGGAGCGCCGCGCCAGCTTCCCCCTCTTCGCCGCCGGCGACACCGTGAACGTGCACGTGAAAATCCGCGAGGGCAACAAGGAGCGCATCCAGCAGTTCCAGGGCGTGGTGCTCCAGCGCCGCAACCCGAGCTCGAACGGCGAAACCTTTACCGTGCGCAAGATTTCGAACCAGATCGGCACCGAGCGGATTTTCCCCCTCCTCTCGCCCAACATCGACAAAATTGAGGTGATCCGCCGCGGCAAGGTGCGCCGCGCCCGCCTGTTCTACCTGCGTGGCCTCTCGGGCAAGCAAGCCCGCATCAAAGAGCGCCGCTTGAACGCCATCAAGCCCGTAGCCGCCGCTTAA
- a CDS encoding 6-pyruvoyl trahydropterin synthase family protein has protein sequence MFVTVCRAEHFNAAHRLHNPAWDDARNQRMFGPCNNPNYHGHNYNLVVRLTGAVDPDTGYVYDMKRLSDLIKREVLDRYDHRNLNLDVEEFRALNPTAEHIAVAIWQRLRPHLAAELALSVTLHETERNFVEYHG, from the coding sequence ATGTTCGTAACTGTCTGCCGCGCCGAGCACTTCAACGCTGCCCATCGCCTCCACAACCCCGCCTGGGACGACGCCCGGAACCAGCGCATGTTTGGTCCCTGCAACAACCCCAACTACCACGGCCACAACTATAACCTGGTGGTGCGCCTCACCGGCGCCGTGGACCCTGACACGGGCTACGTGTACGACATGAAGCGGCTGAGTGACCTCATCAAGCGCGAGGTACTCGACCGCTACGACCACCGCAACCTCAACTTGGACGTGGAGGAATTTCGCGCCCTGAACCCCACGGCCGAGCACATCGCCGTGGCCATCTGGCAGCGCTTGCGCCCGCACTTGGCGGCCGAGCTGGCGCTGTCGGTCACGCTCCACGAGACGGAGCGTAACTTTGTCGAATACCATGGATAA
- the folE gene encoding GTP cyclohydrolase I FolE, giving the protein MDNDSGARPAPDAHLPAGLRTPLRPDAFDAADETKITAIAGHFAAIMQELGLDLTDDSLAGTPRRVAKMYVQEWFQGLNPAHRPDVKLFENRYQYHQLLVERDITLFSCCEHHFVPIVGKAHVAYLPADNVVGLSKLNRVVQHYARRPQVQERLTRQIAEELQQSLGTPDVAVLIEADHLCVMSRGVNDTSSSTLTSEYGGRFATDAALRTEFLRQIGK; this is encoded by the coding sequence ATGGATAACGACTCCGGGGCCCGCCCCGCCCCCGACGCGCACCTGCCCGCTGGCCTGCGTACCCCTTTGCGGCCCGACGCCTTCGACGCGGCGGACGAAACCAAAATCACGGCCATCGCGGGCCACTTCGCGGCCATTATGCAGGAGTTGGGCCTCGACCTGACCGACGACAGCCTGGCCGGCACGCCGCGCCGGGTGGCTAAAATGTACGTGCAAGAGTGGTTCCAGGGCCTCAACCCAGCCCACCGGCCCGACGTGAAGCTGTTTGAGAACCGTTACCAGTACCACCAGCTACTGGTAGAGCGCGACATCACGCTGTTTTCGTGCTGCGAGCACCACTTCGTACCCATCGTGGGGAAGGCCCACGTGGCCTACTTGCCGGCCGACAATGTAGTAGGCCTCAGCAAGCTCAACCGCGTAGTGCAGCACTATGCCCGCCGCCCGCAGGTGCAGGAGCGCCTCACCCGCCAGATTGCCGAGGAGCTTCAGCAAAGCTTGGGCACGCCCGACGTGGCCGTGCTCATCGAGGCCGACCACCTGTGCGTGATGAGCCGCGGCGTGAACGACACAAGCAGCTCGACGCTCACCAGCGAATACGGCGGCCGCTTTGCCACCGATGCGGCGCTGCGTACTGAGTTTCTGCGGCAAATCGGGAAGTAG